In Elusimicrobiota bacterium, one DNA window encodes the following:
- a CDS encoding adenylyl-sulfate kinase, with product MNIVVVGHVDHGKSTVVGRLFADTGSLPEGKLDAVRKECARTGKPFEYAFLLDALTDEQDQGITIDTARSFFKTDRRDYIIIDAPGHIEFLKNMISGAARAEAAVLVIDAKEGVRENSRRHGYLLSMLGIRQIIVCVNKMDLVDRSESHFKKIEAEYREFLAGIGAAAPRQFIPVSAVNGENLAQRSPSMPWYKGPTVLESLDAFEKAPSKSDRPFRMPVQAIYKFVSQGDDRRLVAGRIEAGRVRVGDKVVFTPSNKVSTVKSIEAFNAAPRTEIDAGWSTGFTLTEEIYITRGEIMSHEAQPPQVSTRFRANMIWLGKKPLEKNKDYKLKIHTQSVPVRLREIKKVIDASTVGSTALAKDRVDRHDVADVILETPRPIAFDDIAQGEATGRFVIVDGYDIAGGGIIAAAEKDDQDEFRAEARLRDFNWIRGEVTAEARSRRFGHGAALVMFVGATGAGKHDYARGVEKSLFDRGRSAYLLDGTNVLLGVDSDLIFRQSTQQELVRRFAEVAHLLLDAGLIVVSTTNAIGLADVAEVQALIPDFPVLVVEVGAASSLSAADLRLKGTETRDAVAASVADLLARRPTPPA from the coding sequence ATGAACATCGTGGTCGTGGGCCACGTGGACCACGGGAAAAGCACCGTGGTCGGCCGCCTTTTCGCCGACACGGGTTCCCTTCCGGAAGGCAAGCTGGACGCCGTGCGGAAGGAATGCGCCCGGACCGGCAAGCCCTTCGAATACGCTTTTCTGTTGGACGCCTTGACCGACGAGCAGGACCAGGGCATCACCATCGACACCGCCCGGTCCTTTTTTAAAACCGACCGGCGCGACTACATCATCATCGACGCCCCGGGCCACATCGAGTTTTTGAAAAACATGATTTCCGGCGCCGCCCGCGCCGAGGCCGCCGTCCTGGTCATCGACGCCAAGGAAGGCGTGCGGGAAAATAGCCGCCGCCACGGCTATCTGCTCTCCATGCTGGGCATCCGCCAGATCATCGTCTGCGTCAACAAAATGGATTTGGTGGACCGGAGCGAATCCCACTTTAAAAAGATCGAAGCCGAGTACCGGGAGTTTCTGGCCGGGATCGGCGCCGCCGCCCCGCGCCAATTCATTCCCGTGAGCGCGGTGAACGGCGAAAACCTGGCCCAGCGGAGCCCGTCCATGCCCTGGTACAAAGGCCCGACGGTGTTGGAATCCCTGGACGCCTTTGAAAAGGCCCCCTCCAAAAGCGACCGTCCCTTCCGCATGCCGGTCCAGGCCATTTACAAATTTGTCAGCCAGGGCGACGACCGTCGATTGGTGGCCGGGCGCATCGAGGCGGGCCGGGTGCGGGTGGGGGACAAAGTGGTATTCACGCCCTCCAACAAGGTGAGTACCGTCAAAAGCATCGAGGCCTTCAACGCCGCCCCCCGGACGGAAATCGACGCCGGATGGTCCACCGGGTTCACCCTGACCGAGGAGATCTACATCACCCGGGGCGAAATCATGAGCCACGAGGCCCAGCCGCCCCAGGTGAGCACGCGCTTCCGGGCCAACATGATCTGGCTGGGCAAGAAGCCCCTGGAGAAGAACAAGGACTACAAACTGAAGATCCACACCCAGTCCGTGCCGGTCCGCCTTCGGGAAATCAAAAAAGTGATTGATGCTTCGACCGTCGGGTCCACCGCCCTGGCCAAGGACCGGGTGGACCGCCACGACGTGGCGGACGTGATTTTGGAAACCCCCCGGCCCATCGCCTTTGACGACATCGCCCAGGGCGAAGCCACCGGGCGGTTCGTGATCGTGGACGGCTACGACATCGCCGGGGGCGGCATCATCGCCGCCGCCGAAAAGGACGACCAGGACGAGTTCCGCGCCGAAGCGCGCCTTCGGGATTTCAATTGGATTCGGGGCGAGGTGACGGCGGAGGCCCGGTCGCGGCGGTTCGGCCACGGGGCGGCGCTGGTCATGTTCGTGGGCGCGACGGGGGCGGGAAAACACGACTACGCCCGGGGCGTGGAGAAATCCCTGTTTGATCGGGGGCGCTCGGCCTATCTATTGGATGGGACCAACGTGCTGTTGGGCGTGGACAGCGATTTGATTTTCCGGCAATCCACGCAACAAGAATTGGTTCGGCGCTTCGCCGAGGTCGCCCATCTGCTCCTGGACGCGGGGCTCATCGTTGTTTCCACGACGAACGCCATCGGATTGGCCGACGTGGCCGAGGTTCAGGCCCTGATCCCCGATTTTCCCGTTTTGGTGGTGGAGGTGGGGGCCGCGTCGTCTTTGTCGGCGGCGGACCTTCGCCTCAAGGGCACCGAAACCCGCGACGCGGTGGCCGCGTCCGTGGCCGACCTGCTCGCCCGCCGCCCGACGCCCCCCGCCTAA
- a CDS encoding saccharopine dehydrogenase family protein produces the protein MKKNVLIIGAGAVAHVAAHKAAQHNDVLGDICLASRRVEKCDQIIDSVRRKKSLKDPSKKLYSRAVDALDIPALTKLIQDTRSEIVINLGTAYINMSVLEACLAAGVTYMDTAIHEDPAKVCEDPPWYANYEWKRKDRCKEKGVTAILGVGFDPGVVNAYCALAVKKHFDVIDTIDILDVNAGSHGKYFATNFDPEINFREFKKVWTWIDRQWVCKPVHADKWTYDFPLVGPRTVYLTGHDELHSLSKNINARSIRFWMGFGDHYINVFNVLKNIGMLSEVPVKTAEGVEVVPLKVLKAVLPDPASLAPNYTGWTCIGNLIKGTQNGQPKEILIYNTCDHAACYKEVESQAISYTAGVPPVAAALLVAQGVWNPKTMVNVEELDPEPFLALLDQIGLPTQIEDRTPAVAKA, from the coding sequence ATGAAGAAAAACGTTTTGATCATCGGAGCGGGCGCGGTGGCCCACGTGGCCGCCCACAAAGCCGCCCAGCACAACGACGTCCTGGGGGACATCTGCCTGGCCTCCCGCCGGGTGGAGAAGTGCGACCAGATCATCGACAGCGTCCGGCGGAAAAAGAGCCTGAAGGACCCCTCGAAAAAATTATATTCCCGGGCCGTCGACGCCCTGGACATTCCGGCCCTCACGAAATTGATCCAGGACACGCGTTCGGAGATCGTCATCAATCTCGGCACGGCCTACATCAACATGTCGGTCCTGGAGGCCTGCCTGGCCGCCGGCGTCACCTACATGGACACCGCCATTCACGAGGACCCCGCCAAAGTCTGCGAAGACCCGCCCTGGTACGCCAACTACGAATGGAAACGGAAAGACCGCTGCAAGGAAAAGGGCGTGACGGCCATTTTGGGCGTGGGCTTCGACCCGGGCGTCGTCAACGCCTACTGCGCCCTGGCGGTCAAAAAACATTTCGACGTCATCGACACCATCGACATCCTGGACGTGAACGCGGGGAGCCACGGCAAATACTTCGCCACCAATTTCGATCCCGAAATTAATTTCCGCGAGTTCAAGAAAGTGTGGACCTGGATCGACCGCCAATGGGTGTGCAAACCCGTCCACGCCGACAAATGGACCTACGACTTCCCCCTGGTGGGCCCCCGGACGGTGTATCTCACCGGCCACGACGAACTGCATTCCCTTTCCAAGAACATCAACGCCCGGTCCATCCGCTTTTGGATGGGGTTCGGCGACCACTACATCAACGTGTTCAACGTGCTGAAAAACATCGGCATGCTCTCGGAAGTGCCGGTCAAAACGGCGGAAGGGGTCGAAGTGGTCCCCTTAAAAGTCCTCAAGGCCGTCCTGCCGGACCCGGCCTCCCTGGCGCCCAACTACACCGGGTGGACCTGCATCGGCAACCTCATCAAAGGGACCCAAAACGGCCAACCCAAGGAAATTCTGATTTACAACACCTGCGACCACGCGGCCTGCTACAAGGAAGTGGAATCCCAGGCCATCTCCTACACGGCCGGCGTGCCGCCCGTGGCCGCGGCCCTTCTGGTGGCCCAGGGCGTTTGGAACCCGAAAACCATGGTCAACGTGGAAGAGCTCGACCCCGAGCCTTTCCTCGCGCTGTTGGATCAAATCGGTCTGCCGACGCAAATCGAAGACCGGACGCCCGCCGTGGCGAAAGCGTAA
- the cysD gene encoding sulfate adenylyltransferase subunit CysD, giving the protein MDNLDQLEQQSVYIFREAFRHFERLCMLWSIGKDSTVLLWLARKAFFGHVPFPLVHIDTSYKLPEMITYRDRLALEYKLTMVVGQNVDVIKAGRTFPATQHLPEGHPDKVSRQECCGMLKKDALTNTLNGTWPRQKLNLKTGKYEIDPDRAPYHGVIVGARADEEGSRSKERYFSPRDKNNNWDIGEQPPEFWNQFKTDFAPGTHVRIHPLLDWTELHIWEYIKREKIPTVSLYYDQGAGTRYRSLGCGPCQAPIQSASKNVDEIIAELKSGKLKNIAERSGRLQDGKHGLEELRREGYM; this is encoded by the coding sequence ATGGACAATCTGGACCAACTGGAACAACAAAGCGTTTATATTTTCCGCGAAGCCTTCCGGCACTTCGAGCGGCTCTGCATGCTTTGGTCCATCGGCAAAGACTCCACCGTCCTCCTCTGGCTGGCCCGCAAAGCCTTCTTCGGGCACGTCCCCTTCCCCCTGGTCCACATCGACACCAGCTACAAGCTTCCCGAAATGATCACCTACCGGGACCGGCTGGCCCTGGAATACAAGCTCACGATGGTCGTGGGTCAAAACGTCGACGTCATCAAGGCCGGCCGCACCTTCCCCGCCACCCAGCACCTGCCCGAGGGTCACCCGGACAAGGTGTCCCGTCAGGAATGCTGCGGAATGCTGAAAAAAGACGCCCTGACCAACACGCTCAACGGCACCTGGCCCCGGCAGAAACTGAATTTGAAAACCGGAAAATACGAGATCGACCCCGACCGCGCCCCCTACCACGGCGTCATCGTGGGGGCCCGGGCCGACGAGGAGGGCAGCCGCTCCAAGGAGCGTTATTTCTCGCCCCGGGACAAGAACAACAACTGGGACATCGGCGAACAGCCGCCGGAATTTTGGAACCAGTTCAAAACCGATTTCGCCCCCGGCACCCACGTGCGCATCCATCCCCTGCTGGATTGGACCGAGCTGCACATCTGGGAATACATCAAGCGGGAGAAGATCCCGACGGTGTCCCTCTACTACGACCAGGGCGCGGGCACCCGCTACCGAAGCCTCGGTTGCGGCCCCTGCCAGGCGCCCATTCAAAGCGCCTCCAAGAACGTGGACGAGATCATCGCCGAGCTTAAATCCGGCAAACTCAAGAACATCGCCGAACGCTCCGGCCGCCTGCAGGACGGCAAGCACGGCCTGGAAGAATTGCGCCGGGAAGGTTACATGTGA
- the nspC gene encoding carboxynorspermidine decarboxylase: MTLAEPSIDQLLAETRSRPTPFYLLDETRLLRNLRVITRLRERSGAKAVLALKCFSTWSVFPLMREHLDGTTSSSLFEARLGHETFGKETHAYSVAFSDADIEEIRRFATKVIFNSTSQLRRYHERVQHLPVGLRVNPGVSHSHFDLADPARPRCRLGATSPADIDAVADRLSGVMFHCQCENDDFEKFKSLLDRIAADYGPLLKRLDWVSLGGGIYFTKEGYPVDDLAEALREFSARFDVQVYLEPGEAAITRTAYLVTSVLDLVRNEVDIAVVDSAVEPHMLDLLIYRTDAKMDLPPGGRFPYTVAGKTCLAGDVFGTFQFPTPLAVGDRVAFADAAGYTMVKKNWFNGVAMPAIVVRRLDGRLDHVRQFTYDDYRSQLS, encoded by the coding sequence ATGACCCTCGCCGAACCCTCCATCGATCAGCTTCTCGCCGAGACCCGCTCCCGGCCGACGCCCTTTTACCTGCTGGACGAAACCCGCCTGCTTCGAAACCTGCGCGTGATCACGCGCCTGCGGGAACGCTCCGGGGCCAAGGCCGTGTTGGCTCTCAAATGTTTTTCCACCTGGAGCGTGTTCCCCTTGATGCGGGAACACCTGGACGGCACGACCTCCAGCTCGCTCTTCGAGGCCCGGCTGGGCCACGAGACCTTCGGCAAGGAAACCCACGCCTACAGCGTGGCCTTCTCCGACGCGGACATCGAGGAAATCCGCCGGTTCGCCACCAAAGTGATTTTCAATTCGACGTCCCAGCTCCGGCGTTACCACGAGCGCGTTCAACACCTCCCCGTGGGCCTTCGCGTTAATCCCGGCGTCAGCCATTCCCACTTCGACTTGGCCGACCCCGCCCGGCCCCGGTGCCGCCTGGGGGCCACGAGCCCGGCGGACATCGACGCCGTCGCCGATCGATTGTCGGGCGTGATGTTCCACTGCCAATGCGAAAACGACGATTTTGAGAAATTCAAATCCCTCTTGGACCGCATCGCCGCCGATTACGGCCCGCTCTTGAAACGCTTGGACTGGGTGAGTTTGGGCGGCGGGATTTATTTCACCAAAGAAGGCTACCCCGTGGACGACCTGGCCGAGGCCCTCCGGGAATTCTCGGCGCGCTTCGACGTGCAGGTCTATCTGGAACCCGGCGAGGCGGCCATCACCCGCACGGCGTATCTCGTCACGAGCGTTCTGGACCTCGTCCGCAACGAAGTGGACATCGCCGTGGTCGACAGCGCGGTCGAGCCGCACATGCTTGATTTACTGATTTACCGGACAGATGCTAAGATGGACCTTCCCCCCGGCGGGCGTTTTCCTTACACGGTGGCCGGAAAAACCTGCCTCGCCGGGGACGTGTTCGGGACCTTTCAATTTCCGACGCCGTTGGCCGTGGGCGATCGCGTGGCCTTCGCGGACGCGGCGGGCTACACGATGGTGAAGAAAAACTGGTTCAACGGCGTGGCCATGCCGGCCATCGTCGTCCGCCGGCTCGACGGCCGGCTGGACCACGTGCGGCAATTCACCTACGACGACTACCGTTCGCAACTATCTTAA
- the cadA gene encoding cadmium-translocating P-type ATPase — translation MTVDPRQNPPRVDHGGRSYFFCNPRCADKFRADPARFLSPRPAPPADARAIYTCPMDPEVRNVGPGTCPICGMALEPLHAADLFSDENAETKAMERRFAVALLLTVPVFLGSMAEMISGAPFHAFLGSPGARWAQFLLSAPVVLWAGAPLWVRAYRSVVQRHLNMFTLIGLGLGAAYGQSVFALLRPQWIPASLRGHDGAAPLYFEAAAVITTLVLLGQVLEGRARGKTSGALRTLLALAPKTARRVDDQGNGEDVPLDQLRTGDRLRVRPGEKIPVDGVVLDGLSAVDESMVTGESLPVEKRPGDRVTGGTVNGRGGLLIRAERVGADTLLAQIVQRVAEAQRSRAPIQRLADRVSSYFVPAVVGVALLAFGAWSLWGPEPRLAHGLVNAIAVLIIACPCALGLATPMSIVVGTGRGALSGILIRNAEALEIFEKVDTLVLDKTGTLTEGKPRVLTVIPLEGFNDETLSRLAAGLEQSSEHPLAGAVVAAALEKGQRPGRTEEFQSFPGRGVAGRIEGKDVALGNAAFLNERGIDTAALTSRAEGLHREGQTVLWVAVDGRAAGLLGAADAVKETTAAALESLRREGLRLVMLTGDTRETADAVARALKIDEVIAGVLPNQKGDVIRRLQAEGRRVAMAGDGVNDAPALALALVGIAMGTGADIAMESAGITLVKGDLRGIARARRLSRATMGNIRQNLFFAFVYNLLGVPIAAGALYPFFGWALSPMLAAVAMTFSSVSVIANALRLRRVEL, via the coding sequence ATGACGGTTGATCCCCGACAAAACCCGCCCCGGGTCGACCACGGGGGCCGGTCTTATTTTTTCTGCAACCCCCGCTGCGCCGACAAGTTCCGCGCCGATCCCGCCCGCTTTCTTTCCCCCCGCCCGGCGCCGCCCGCCGACGCCCGCGCGATATACACCTGCCCCATGGACCCGGAGGTTCGGAACGTCGGACCGGGAACCTGCCCGATCTGCGGCATGGCCCTCGAACCCCTGCACGCGGCCGATTTGTTCTCCGATGAAAACGCCGAAACGAAGGCCATGGAACGACGTTTCGCCGTGGCCCTCCTTTTGACCGTGCCGGTGTTTCTGGGTTCCATGGCGGAAATGATCTCCGGCGCCCCCTTTCACGCTTTCCTCGGAAGTCCCGGCGCCCGGTGGGCGCAATTTTTGCTCAGCGCCCCGGTCGTGCTCTGGGCCGGGGCCCCGCTCTGGGTCCGCGCCTATCGGTCCGTCGTCCAGCGGCACCTCAACATGTTCACCTTGATCGGCCTGGGCCTGGGCGCCGCCTACGGCCAAAGCGTTTTCGCCCTTCTCCGCCCCCAATGGATTCCCGCGTCCCTGCGCGGACACGACGGAGCCGCGCCCCTTTATTTTGAAGCCGCCGCCGTCATCACGACGCTGGTGCTCCTGGGCCAGGTGTTGGAGGGCCGCGCCCGGGGAAAAACCAGCGGGGCCCTGCGCACGCTCCTGGCCCTGGCGCCCAAGACGGCCCGACGGGTGGACGATCAAGGAAACGGGGAGGACGTTCCCTTGGACCAGCTTCGAACGGGGGATCGCCTGCGCGTGCGCCCCGGGGAAAAAATCCCCGTGGACGGCGTGGTGTTGGACGGCTTGAGCGCCGTGGACGAATCCATGGTCACGGGCGAATCCCTCCCCGTGGAGAAGCGTCCCGGGGACCGGGTGACCGGCGGCACCGTCAACGGACGCGGCGGACTCCTGATTCGGGCCGAGCGGGTCGGCGCGGACACTCTGTTGGCCCAAATCGTCCAGCGGGTGGCGGAGGCCCAGCGATCCCGGGCCCCCATCCAACGACTGGCCGACCGCGTCTCCTCTTATTTTGTTCCCGCCGTGGTGGGCGTCGCCCTGTTGGCCTTCGGCGCTTGGTCTTTGTGGGGGCCCGAACCGCGGTTGGCCCACGGCCTGGTGAACGCCATCGCCGTTTTGATCATCGCCTGCCCCTGCGCCCTGGGGTTGGCCACGCCCATGTCCATCGTCGTGGGGACCGGTCGCGGGGCCTTGAGCGGCATCCTGATTCGCAACGCCGAGGCCCTGGAAATTTTCGAAAAAGTCGACACCTTGGTCCTGGACAAGACGGGCACCTTGACCGAAGGGAAACCCCGGGTGTTGACGGTGATTCCACTGGAAGGATTTAACGACGAAACGCTTTCGCGTTTGGCGGCGGGGCTCGAACAATCGAGCGAGCATCCGCTGGCCGGGGCGGTGGTGGCCGCCGCCCTGGAAAAAGGCCAGAGGCCCGGCCGCACCGAAGAGTTCCAGTCTTTTCCGGGACGGGGCGTGGCGGGACGGATCGAAGGGAAAGACGTGGCTTTGGGGAACGCGGCTTTTTTAAACGAACGCGGCATCGACACCGCCGCCCTGACGTCCCGGGCGGAGGGCCTCCACCGGGAAGGACAGACCGTCCTCTGGGTGGCGGTGGACGGACGGGCGGCGGGCCTGCTGGGCGCGGCCGACGCCGTCAAGGAAACCACGGCCGCGGCCCTGGAGAGTCTGCGACGGGAAGGACTGCGGCTGGTGATGCTCACCGGCGACACCCGGGAAACCGCCGACGCCGTGGCCCGGGCGCTCAAAATCGACGAAGTGATCGCGGGCGTGTTGCCGAACCAGAAGGGCGACGTGATCCGGCGCCTTCAGGCCGAAGGCCGACGGGTGGCCATGGCCGGCGACGGGGTGAACGACGCCCCGGCCCTGGCTTTGGCCTTGGTCGGAATCGCCATGGGCACCGGGGCCGACATCGCCATGGAAAGCGCGGGCATCACGCTGGTCAAAGGGGATTTGCGGGGGATCGCCCGGGCGCGGCGGCTCAGCCGGGCGACCATGGGGAACATCCGGCAAAACCTGTTTTTCGCCTTCGTCTACAATTTGCTGGGAGTGCCGATCGCGGCGGGGGCGCTTTATCCGTTTTTCGGGTGGGCCTTGAGCCCCATGCTGGCGGCGGTGGCCATGACCTTCAGTTCCGTGTCGGTCATCGCCAACGCCCTTCGGCTTCGGCGCGTCGAACTTTAG
- a CDS encoding NAD-dependent malic enzyme yields the protein MIPYRLTREKTGHVVVETPLAGQMLLDTPLLNKGSGFTEQERQAFGLEGLLPPHISTWEEQLLRTYGNFQQKTTDLERYVFLLALQDRNETLFYGLVQAHIQEMMPIIYTPVVGAACQHFSRMFRRPRGLFLSYPDRDRMDAMLANVANPAIDVIVVTDGQRILGLGDLGMNGMGIPVGKLSLYTLCAGIHPATTLPILLDVGTDNPALLNDPLYLGWRHERVKGADYDAFIERFVRAVMKRWPHVLLQWEDFSKGNASRLLDHYRDTLCTFNDDIQGTGAVTAAGILAAVKAAGRPIADERVVILGAGSAATGIGDQIVLAKEKAGVSAEKARRSLWLIDTQGLVHTGRAEMEDTKKRFAQPREGLAGWTVDRPGEYFLADVVRNVKPTALIGTSAQPGVFTEPIVRNMAQSVDRPIIFPLSNPTSKCEALPADLLRWTDGRALVATGSPFAPVEVNGAKVKIGQCNNAYIFPGMGLGVVASRARRVSDRMFFAAAETLAELSPALGNLAAGLFPDLTSIRSVSHAVALAVARQAQREGLADKISDAELEERVSAKVWVPRYVPYRRGQAADFVKTPAGEPIARS from the coding sequence ATGATCCCCTACCGATTGACCCGCGAGAAAACCGGCCACGTCGTCGTCGAAACGCCCTTGGCGGGGCAAATGTTGTTGGACACGCCGTTGCTGAACAAAGGGAGCGGCTTCACGGAGCAGGAACGACAGGCCTTCGGGCTGGAAGGGCTGCTGCCCCCGCACATCTCCACCTGGGAAGAACAATTGCTCCGCACCTACGGCAACTTCCAACAGAAAACCACCGACTTGGAGCGCTACGTGTTCCTTCTCGCCCTCCAGGACCGGAACGAAACCCTTTTCTACGGCCTCGTGCAGGCGCATATTCAGGAAATGATGCCGATCATCTACACGCCCGTGGTGGGCGCCGCCTGTCAGCATTTCAGCCGGATGTTCCGCCGGCCCCGGGGCCTTTTCCTCTCCTATCCCGACCGGGACCGCATGGACGCCATGCTGGCCAACGTGGCCAACCCCGCCATCGACGTCATCGTCGTGACGGACGGCCAACGGATCCTCGGCCTGGGCGATTTGGGCATGAACGGCATGGGGATTCCGGTGGGCAAATTGTCCCTCTACACCCTGTGCGCGGGCATCCACCCGGCGACCACGCTGCCGATCCTTCTGGACGTCGGAACGGACAATCCCGCCCTGTTGAACGACCCGCTGTATCTGGGCTGGCGCCACGAGCGGGTGAAAGGCGCGGACTACGACGCCTTCATCGAGCGCTTCGTTCGCGCGGTGATGAAACGGTGGCCCCACGTTCTCCTTCAATGGGAGGATTTCTCCAAGGGCAACGCCTCCCGCCTGCTGGACCATTACCGCGACACCCTGTGCACCTTTAACGACGACATTCAGGGCACGGGCGCGGTGACGGCGGCGGGGATCCTGGCGGCGGTCAAAGCCGCCGGACGGCCCATCGCCGACGAGCGGGTGGTCATTTTGGGGGCGGGGTCGGCGGCCACGGGCATCGGCGATCAAATCGTCCTCGCCAAGGAAAAAGCCGGCGTTTCAGCGGAAAAGGCCCGACGGTCCCTCTGGCTGATCGACACCCAGGGGCTGGTCCACACCGGACGGGCGGAAATGGAAGACACCAAGAAACGGTTCGCCCAACCCCGGGAAGGCTTGGCGGGGTGGACCGTCGATCGGCCGGGGGAATATTTCCTGGCCGATGTGGTGCGGAACGTCAAACCCACCGCCTTGATCGGCACCTCCGCCCAGCCCGGCGTGTTCACGGAGCCCATCGTGCGGAACATGGCCCAATCCGTCGACCGGCCGATCATTTTCCCCTTGTCCAACCCGACCTCCAAGTGCGAAGCCCTGCCGGCGGATCTGCTCCGGTGGACCGACGGGCGGGCCCTGGTGGCGACCGGCAGCCCCTTCGCCCCGGTGGAGGTCAACGGCGCCAAGGTCAAGATCGGGCAGTGCAACAACGCCTACATTTTTCCCGGCATGGGGTTGGGGGTGGTGGCGAGCCGGGCTCGACGGGTGTCGGACCGGATGTTTTTCGCCGCGGCGGAAACCCTGGCGGAATTGTCCCCCGCGCTGGGGAATTTGGCGGCGGGCCTGTTTCCGGACCTGACGTCCATCCGATCGGTTTCCCACGCGGTCGCCCTCGCCGTGGCGCGGCAGGCCCAGCGGGAAGGGTTGGCCGATAAAATTTCGGACGCCGAGCTGGAAGAGCGGGTGTCGGCGAAAGTCTGGGTGCCGCGCTACGTTCCCTACCGGCGCGGGCAGGCGGCGGATTTCGTCAAAACGCCGGCCGGCGAACCCATCGCCCGCTCCTAG
- a CDS encoding FecR domain-containing protein produces MHRTPWKKTFLTMVAFTAAVSTWAADREARLTRTEGVVAVTSPEGDGAIALAEGQDMPLEAGDRVRTGADGAAEITLDGETVMELGPSSDFTLHSLRRSKTLFGLDLGSVVASVKKLLAREKMEFKTPVAVAAVRGTELVVAQNPTGETAVGVFDEGRVEVRGEGAPVGVGPNQETEVRRGKPPRAPRELRALAGRRERLGILRERRPRLAKGWRPRPAADRRDLRFRRWGPNGKPRPVPARGPRPGGAARPRPRPGPRPR; encoded by the coding sequence ATGCATCGCACGCCTTGGAAAAAAACCTTTTTGACGATGGTGGCCTTCACCGCGGCCGTTTCGACCTGGGCCGCGGACCGGGAAGCGCGGTTGACGCGGACCGAAGGCGTCGTGGCCGTCACAAGCCCGGAAGGCGACGGGGCCATCGCCCTGGCCGAGGGCCAGGACATGCCGCTCGAGGCCGGGGACCGCGTCCGCACGGGAGCCGACGGCGCCGCCGAAATCACGCTGGACGGGGAGACCGTGATGGAGTTGGGCCCGTCGTCGGATTTCACGCTCCATTCCCTGCGTCGCTCCAAGACGCTCTTCGGATTGGACCTGGGGAGCGTGGTGGCGAGCGTTAAGAAATTACTGGCGCGGGAAAAAATGGAATTCAAAACCCCCGTGGCCGTGGCCGCGGTGCGCGGCACGGAGTTGGTCGTGGCGCAGAACCCCACCGGGGAAACCGCGGTCGGCGTTTTTGACGAAGGGCGGGTGGAGGTTCGGGGCGAGGGGGCGCCGGTGGGGGTGGGGCCCAATCAGGAAACGGAAGTTCGTCGGGGGAAACCCCCCCGGGCGCCCCGGGAATTGCGGGCCCTGGCCGGCCGCCGGGAACGGCTGGGAATTTTAAGGGAGCGACGCCCCCGATTGGCGAAGGGTTGGCGGCCCCGGCCCGCGGCCGATCGCCGCGACCTGCGTTTTCGCCGATGGGGCCCCAACGGGAAGCCCCGCCCGGTACCGGCCCGCGGTCCCCGACCGGGCGGCGCGGCGCGTCCGCGTCCCCGGCCCGGTCCCCGACCGCGCTAG